One Stenotrophomonas sp. SAU14A_NAIMI4_5 DNA segment encodes these proteins:
- a CDS encoding superoxide dismutase family protein, whose translation MRLIHTSLFAAIAALGLAACNQQPAAPEAEAPATTPAEGSAAPADPAAAPATEAAPATDATASAELAPTQGNETKGSVTFKVVDGKVHVTGQITGLKPGSEHGFHIHEKGDCSAPDGMSAGGHFNPGKQDHGNVSADPHHGGDMPNIKADDKGVATIDGPVSSNVNIGKGDDFDIIGRGLIVHADADDYKTQPTGNAGARLACAVIQKAP comes from the coding sequence GTCTGATCCATACCTCGCTGTTCGCGGCCATCGCCGCCCTGGGCCTGGCGGCCTGCAACCAGCAGCCGGCAGCCCCGGAAGCCGAAGCCCCGGCGACCACCCCGGCCGAAGGTTCGGCAGCACCGGCTGATCCGGCCGCTGCACCGGCCACCGAAGCCGCTCCGGCCACCGATGCCACGGCCAGCGCCGAACTGGCACCGACCCAGGGCAACGAGACCAAGGGCAGCGTCACCTTCAAGGTCGTCGACGGCAAGGTGCACGTGACCGGCCAGATCACCGGCCTGAAGCCGGGCAGCGAGCACGGCTTCCACATCCACGAGAAGGGCGACTGCAGCGCGCCGGACGGCATGAGCGCCGGCGGCCACTTCAACCCGGGCAAGCAGGACCACGGCAACGTCTCGGCCGATCCGCACCACGGCGGCGACATGCCCAACATCAAGGCCGACGACAAGGGCGTGGCCACCATCGACGGCCCGGTCTCGAGCAACGTCAACATCGGCAAGGGTGATGACTTCGACATCATCGGCCGCGGCCTGATCGTCCACGCCGATGCGGACGACTACAAGACCCAGCCGACCGGCAACGCCGGCGCGCGCTTGGCCTGCGCGGTCATCCAGAAGGCCCCGTAA
- a CDS encoding acetyl-CoA C-acetyltransferase, giving the protein MPGISMPNARPVAILGGVRIPFCRQNTAYSDVGNLGMSVRTLGALVERFGLHGQQLGEVAMGAVIKHSSDWNLGREATLSSGLSPLTPGITLQRACGTSLDSIITVANKIALGQIESGIGGGSDTTSDVPIVYGKKLRARLLAANRAKSTGDKIRALTAGFKLSELKPEFPGVAEPRTGKSMGDHCEDMAKEWNISRDSQDEWAVSSHKKLAAAYESGFFNDLIAPFRGVERDNILRADTSLEKLATLKPAFDKVSGRGTLTAANSTPLTDGAAAVLLASEEWARAHGHEPQAYLRDAHVSAVDFVHGEGLLMAPTVAVPEMLKRNGLTLQDFDIYEIHEAFAAQVLCTLRAWESEDYCRNRLGLDAPMGRIDPDKINLLGSSLATGHPFAATGARVIATAAKQLAERGGGRALVSICTAGGMGVVAIVER; this is encoded by the coding sequence ATGCCAGGTATCTCCATGCCCAACGCTCGTCCCGTCGCCATCCTCGGTGGCGTCCGCATTCCGTTCTGCCGCCAGAACACCGCGTATTCGGATGTCGGCAACCTCGGCATGTCGGTGCGGACACTGGGTGCGCTGGTCGAACGCTTCGGCCTGCACGGCCAGCAGCTCGGCGAAGTGGCGATGGGCGCGGTCATCAAGCATTCCAGCGACTGGAACCTGGGCCGTGAAGCCACGCTGTCCTCGGGCCTGTCGCCGTTGACCCCGGGCATCACCCTGCAGCGCGCCTGTGGCACCTCGCTGGACAGCATCATCACCGTGGCCAACAAGATCGCCCTGGGGCAGATCGAATCGGGCATCGGCGGCGGCTCGGACACCACCTCCGACGTGCCGATCGTGTACGGCAAGAAGCTGCGTGCACGCCTGCTGGCCGCCAACCGGGCCAAGAGCACCGGCGACAAGATCCGCGCGCTGACCGCCGGCTTCAAGCTCTCCGAACTCAAGCCCGAGTTCCCTGGCGTGGCCGAGCCGCGTACCGGCAAGAGCATGGGCGACCACTGCGAGGACATGGCCAAGGAATGGAACATCTCGCGTGATTCGCAGGACGAATGGGCGGTGTCCTCGCACAAGAAGCTGGCCGCTGCCTACGAGAGCGGCTTCTTCAACGACCTGATCGCCCCGTTCCGTGGCGTCGAGCGGGACAACATCCTGCGCGCGGATACCTCGCTGGAAAAGCTGGCCACGCTGAAGCCGGCCTTCGACAAGGTGTCGGGTCGCGGCACGCTGACCGCCGCCAATTCCACCCCGCTCACCGATGGTGCCGCCGCGGTGCTGCTGGCCAGCGAGGAATGGGCCCGCGCGCACGGCCACGAGCCGCAGGCCTACCTGCGCGATGCCCACGTGTCCGCGGTGGATTTCGTGCACGGCGAAGGCCTGCTGATGGCCCCGACCGTGGCCGTGCCGGAGATGCTCAAGCGCAACGGCCTGACCCTGCAGGATTTCGACATCTATGAGATCCACGAAGCCTTCGCCGCGCAGGTGCTGTGCACCCTGCGTGCGTGGGAGAGCGAGGATTACTGCCGCAACCGCCTGGGCCTGGATGCACCGATGGGCCGCATCGACCCGGACAAGATCAACCTGCTGGGTTCGTCGCTGGCCACCGGCCACCCGTTTGCCGCCACCGGTGCCCGCGTGATCGCGACGGCGGCCAAGCAGCTGGCCGAACGCGGCGGCGGCCGCGCGCTGGTGTCGATCTGCACCGCCGGTGGCATGGGCGTGGTGGCGATCGTCGAACGCTGA
- a CDS encoding heme biosynthesis HemY N-terminal domain-containing protein — protein MKPLQSLVVLLLAVAIGVVAAQWLGTDDLNRYGEVTLRYGGYDYHSNLPKVALLSVIGVLVLWLLWSLVAAPFRAWGRYRRKQGRVRLIDGLQAYEHGHWQRAEKLLDGAAADPEVSAVALANAVRSAQSRADAASGEALLQRLGESDATLHALLRAEQLLARDLPVDAINALDVAAIQPLPPRGLWLRTEALAQAGRAHEAYGQLGALRQSKVLPTDASSELEARLAAQALLEAGDVNALAAQWEATPKALRPTPDVVAAYATRAVALDWDEPALLALEQALDHRWDDELVALYGRLPAERLATRQANLARWRNVHEDSAALRLAQGRIALAQQQWDAADAFLHEAIAAGAGAPAWEALGEAFAQRGEHALAAQCLANALRLQRGEDSVALVHAADVAPRSTVEELPAAAQPPVYDANEVRDEFGNPRVP, from the coding sequence ATGAAACCCCTGCAATCCCTGGTCGTACTGCTGCTGGCCGTGGCCATCGGCGTGGTGGCTGCGCAATGGCTCGGCACCGATGATCTGAACCGTTACGGCGAAGTGACCCTGCGCTACGGCGGCTACGACTACCACAGCAACCTGCCCAAGGTGGCCCTGCTGTCGGTGATCGGCGTGCTGGTGCTGTGGCTGCTGTGGAGCCTGGTGGCGGCGCCGTTCCGCGCTTGGGGCCGGTACCGCCGCAAGCAGGGCCGCGTGCGCCTGATCGATGGCCTGCAGGCCTACGAACACGGCCACTGGCAGCGCGCGGAGAAGCTGCTGGATGGCGCCGCAGCCGACCCGGAAGTGAGCGCGGTGGCGCTGGCCAATGCGGTGCGCAGCGCGCAGTCGCGTGCCGATGCCGCGTCGGGCGAGGCACTGCTGCAGCGCCTGGGTGAAAGTGATGCCACGCTGCATGCGCTGCTGCGCGCCGAACAGCTGCTGGCACGCGACCTGCCGGTGGATGCGATCAATGCGCTGGACGTGGCGGCGATCCAGCCGCTGCCGCCGCGTGGCCTGTGGCTGCGTACCGAAGCGCTGGCGCAGGCCGGGCGCGCGCACGAGGCGTACGGCCAGCTGGGTGCGCTGCGGCAGAGCAAGGTGCTTCCGACCGATGCCAGCAGCGAACTGGAAGCCCGCCTCGCTGCGCAGGCCCTGCTGGAAGCAGGCGATGTGAACGCGCTGGCCGCGCAGTGGGAAGCCACGCCGAAGGCGCTGCGACCGACCCCGGACGTGGTGGCCGCCTACGCCACCCGTGCGGTGGCCCTGGACTGGGACGAGCCGGCGCTGCTGGCCCTGGAGCAGGCGCTGGACCATCGCTGGGACGATGAGCTGGTGGCGCTGTATGGCCGCCTGCCTGCCGAACGCCTGGCCACCCGCCAGGCCAACCTGGCGCGCTGGCGCAACGTGCATGAGGATTCGGCTGCGCTGCGCCTGGCGCAGGGCCGCATCGCCCTCGCCCAGCAGCAGTGGGATGCCGCCGATGCGTTCCTGCACGAGGCCATCGCGGCCGGTGCCGGTGCGCCGGCATGGGAGGCGCTGGGTGAAGCGTTTGCCCAGCGTGGCGAACACGCACTGGCCGCACAGTGCCTGGCCAATGCGCTGCGCCTGCAGCGTGGCGAGGACAGCGTGGCGCTGGTGCATGCGGCCGATGTGGCGCCGCGCAGCACGGTGGAAGAGCTGCCTGCTGCCGCGCAGCCGCCGGTGTATGACGCCAATGAGGTGCGCGACGAGTTCGGCAACCCGCGGGTGCCGTGA
- a CDS encoding uroporphyrinogen-III C-methyltransferase, protein MNDTPPPAPSRRPARWLLPLAVVVVLGAAGYAGWHYWQQQQRDRAAQAQSTDVQLKGLEATVEALRRDQRATSQRLQDAAATNRVLRDEMLGLSQRSALLEENLTRLTESANQGRQAVQRDEAELLLTQAAQRLAFADDVEGARRLYAQAATALADLPDNEGLNLRQALVQERDALDALGTGPRVQALHRLNAVAQALQGLPSELPPSPAEAAAKPWWQSALAPFVDITPTRLNGPLTQAERAAADDALQLELTLARAAIERGDRSGRDAALNRVAHWAQRRWPDSPGLRAQHAELQALRKAPLQAESSVLGSTLQQLRSQTDRR, encoded by the coding sequence ATGAACGACACCCCGCCACCTGCCCCCTCCCGCCGTCCTGCACGCTGGCTGCTGCCGCTTGCGGTGGTGGTAGTGCTGGGCGCCGCGGGCTACGCCGGCTGGCATTACTGGCAGCAACAGCAGCGCGACCGGGCGGCACAGGCACAGAGCACGGACGTGCAGCTGAAGGGGCTGGAGGCCACCGTCGAGGCCCTGCGCCGCGACCAGCGCGCGACCAGCCAGCGCCTGCAGGATGCTGCCGCCACCAACCGCGTGCTGCGCGATGAAATGCTGGGCCTGTCCCAGCGCAGCGCGCTGCTGGAGGAGAACCTGACCCGGCTGACTGAAAGTGCCAACCAGGGCCGCCAGGCCGTGCAGCGCGACGAGGCCGAGCTGCTGCTGACCCAGGCCGCGCAACGGCTGGCCTTTGCCGACGATGTGGAAGGCGCGCGCCGCCTGTATGCGCAGGCCGCCACCGCATTGGCCGACCTGCCGGACAACGAAGGCCTGAACCTGCGCCAGGCGCTGGTGCAGGAACGCGACGCGCTGGATGCACTGGGCACGGGCCCGCGCGTGCAGGCGCTGCACCGACTGAATGCCGTTGCCCAGGCGCTGCAGGGACTGCCCTCCGAGCTGCCGCCCTCGCCGGCCGAAGCGGCTGCCAAGCCGTGGTGGCAATCGGCGCTGGCGCCCTTCGTGGATATCACCCCGACCCGCTTGAACGGCCCGCTGACCCAGGCCGAGCGCGCCGCCGCCGATGACGCGCTGCAGCTGGAACTGACCCTGGCCCGCGCGGCCATCGAGCGTGGCGACCGCAGCGGCCGTGATGCCGCGCTGAACCGCGTGGCCCACTGGGCGCAGCGGCGCTGGCCGGATTCACCGGGCCTGCGCGCGCAACATGCTGAACTTCAGGCCTTGCGCAAGGCCCCCCTGCAGGCCGAGAGCAGCGTGCTTGGCAGCACCCTGCAACAACTGCGCTCCCAGACCGACCGGAGGTAA
- a CDS encoding uroporphyrinogen-III synthase, whose product MTSMANHTIPTGWTLISLRPQGQHAGLRLAAARLGGATVALSPWRLQRLQGAAVEQWLNRALSCARVVFTSPAAVAAAAALQHLPAAQRGPWLTVGEGTARALHAHGITDVHAPQRMDSEGLLRLPVLADVRGTDVGLVTAPGGRGLIAAQLEAAGARIIRADIYQRVPLVIPRRKLARLAHSGTPWLLAVSSGEALQRFWQQLSPGWQQRLCEQAIVLAASERLAEQARALGFASVVRSEGPTVTQVTAAAHAALTAPAAT is encoded by the coding sequence ATGACGTCAATGGCCAACCATACGATACCCACTGGCTGGACCCTGATCTCGCTGCGGCCGCAGGGACAGCATGCCGGGCTGAGGCTGGCTGCGGCCAGGCTGGGCGGGGCCACCGTGGCGTTGTCGCCGTGGCGGCTGCAGCGGCTGCAGGGCGCGGCGGTCGAACAGTGGCTGAACCGGGCGCTGTCCTGCGCGCGCGTGGTGTTCACCAGCCCGGCGGCGGTCGCGGCCGCTGCGGCACTGCAGCACCTGCCGGCGGCCCAGCGTGGCCCGTGGCTGACCGTGGGCGAAGGCACCGCGCGCGCCCTGCACGCGCACGGCATCACCGACGTGCACGCACCGCAGCGGATGGACAGCGAAGGCCTGCTGCGCCTGCCGGTGCTGGCCGACGTGCGCGGCACGGATGTCGGCCTGGTGACCGCGCCCGGCGGCCGTGGCCTGATCGCCGCACAGCTTGAGGCGGCGGGCGCGCGGATCATTCGTGCCGACATCTACCAGCGGGTGCCGCTGGTGATACCGCGGCGAAAACTGGCGCGATTGGCCCACTCGGGGACGCCGTGGTTGCTGGCCGTCAGCAGCGGCGAGGCCCTGCAGCGCTTCTGGCAGCAGCTGTCCCCCGGTTGGCAGCAGCGCCTGTGTGAACAGGCCATCGTGCTGGCCGCCAGCGAACGCCTGGCCGAGCAGGCGCGGGCGCTGGGGTTTGCCAGCGTAGTCCGCAGCGAAGGGCCCACCGTCACCCAGGTGACGGCGGCCGCACACGCCGCGCTCACTGCCCCGGCAGCGACCTGA
- a CDS encoding YiiD C-terminal domain-containing protein — protein sequence MSADALTSSLASLQDVLDCMPAVRAMQIRLDGYADGVLRITAPLAANVNDKGNAFGGSLASVLTLSGWALVSLRLRLAGHDAEVYVADSNLRYLAPVYEDLHAHAETAEASSWDTFLATFRQRGKARISIVARQPGADGRSAAELSGRFVAFAKG from the coding sequence ATGTCCGCTGATGCCCTGACCTCCTCGCTGGCCTCCCTGCAGGACGTGCTTGACTGCATGCCGGCGGTCCGTGCGATGCAGATCCGCCTGGATGGCTACGCCGATGGCGTGCTGCGCATCACCGCGCCGCTGGCCGCCAACGTCAACGACAAGGGCAACGCCTTCGGTGGCAGCCTGGCCTCGGTGCTGACCCTGTCGGGCTGGGCGCTGGTCAGCCTGCGCCTGCGCCTGGCCGGGCACGATGCCGAGGTCTACGTGGCCGACAGCAACCTGCGCTACCTGGCCCCGGTCTACGAAGACCTGCACGCCCACGCCGAAACCGCCGAAGCCAGCAGCTGGGATACCTTCCTGGCCACCTTCCGCCAGCGCGGCAAGGCCCGCATCAGCATTGTCGCCCGCCAGCCGGGGGCCGATGGCCGTTCGGCCGCCGAGCTGAGCGGTCGCTTCGTTGCCTTCGCCAAAGGGTAG
- a CDS encoding rhodanese-like domain-containing protein, whose amino-acid sequence MNYEELLAFAGRNPMLSAALVGLTVALIVTETRRLFRGYKGIKPAELTHLMNAGGAVVVDLSPSADFEKGHIAGSRSAQASAFNAEHKLVANAKQSPVVLVCRSGNASETAAKALKKAGFEKVFVLEGGIPAWQQAELPLVKGRN is encoded by the coding sequence GTGAATTACGAAGAGTTGCTGGCCTTTGCAGGCCGAAACCCGATGCTGTCCGCTGCCCTGGTCGGCCTGACCGTGGCCCTCATCGTCACCGAAACCCGCCGCCTGTTCCGGGGCTACAAGGGCATCAAGCCGGCCGAGCTGACCCACCTGATGAATGCCGGTGGCGCGGTCGTGGTCGATCTGTCGCCCAGCGCTGACTTTGAAAAGGGTCACATTGCCGGCAGCCGCAGTGCCCAGGCGAGCGCCTTCAACGCCGAGCACAAGCTGGTGGCCAACGCCAAGCAGAGCCCGGTGGTGCTGGTGTGCCGCAGCGGCAACGCCTCGGAAACCGCCGCCAAGGCGCTGAAGAAGGCCGGTTTCGAGAAGGTCTTCGTGCTGGAAGGCGGCATTCCCGCCTGGCAGCAGGCCGAGTTGCCGCTGGTCAAGGGCCGCAACTGA
- the secB gene encoding protein-export chaperone SecB — translation MSEEITNGAAAPVDAANGPAFTVEKIYVKDVSFESPNAPTIFNDQVQPELQLNLNQQVQRLGENAFEVVLAVTLTCQAGERTAYVAEVKQAGVFGLVGLDPQSIDVLLGTQCPNILFPYVRQLVSDLIQAGGFPPFFLQPINFEGLYAETLRQRQEQGDAPSLADSEPAGNA, via the coding sequence ATGTCCGAAGAGATCACCAACGGCGCCGCTGCGCCGGTCGATGCCGCCAACGGCCCCGCATTCACCGTCGAGAAGATCTACGTCAAGGACGTTTCCTTCGAATCGCCGAATGCCCCGACCATCTTCAATGACCAGGTGCAGCCGGAACTGCAGCTCAACCTGAACCAGCAGGTGCAGCGCCTGGGCGAGAACGCCTTCGAAGTCGTGCTGGCCGTCACCCTGACCTGCCAGGCCGGTGAGCGCACCGCCTACGTGGCCGAAGTGAAGCAGGCCGGCGTGTTCGGCCTGGTCGGCCTGGACCCGCAGTCCATCGACGTGCTGCTCGGCACCCAGTGCCCGAACATCCTGTTCCCGTACGTGCGCCAGCTGGTCAGCGACCTGATCCAGGCCGGCGGCTTCCCGCCGTTCTTCCTGCAGCCGATCAACTTCGAAGGCCTGTACGCAGAAACCCTGCGCCAGCGCCAGGAGCAGGGCGACGCACCGTCGCTGGCTGACTCCGAGCCGGCCGGCAACGCCTGA
- a CDS encoding NAD(P)H-dependent glycerol-3-phosphate dehydrogenase, protein MSTTADKIAVLGAGSWGTALATLLARHGHPTVLWGRDAAVVEAIDQRHENPRYLPGIPLPDSLRATTDMAAALQDAAWVLVVTPSHAFNETVRALAPLRPAGAGVAWATKGFEPGSGRFLHEVAREILGDDVPLAVVTGPSFAKEVTLGLPTAITVHGDVPEFAQTVAEAMHGPAFRAYTGDDMVGAELGGAMKNVLAVATGVADGMQLGLNARAGLITRGLNEMLRLAAAIGAKPETLMGLAGLGDLVLTCTGDLSRNRRLGLALGRGQTLQDAVREIGQVVESVQTADEVMRQARRHGIDLPISDRVRAVLHGEQTPAEGLRALLAREQKPEYPDTLFK, encoded by the coding sequence ATGAGCACTACCGCTGACAAGATCGCCGTGCTGGGCGCGGGTTCCTGGGGAACCGCGCTGGCCACCCTGCTTGCCCGGCACGGTCACCCGACCGTGCTGTGGGGGCGCGATGCCGCCGTGGTCGAAGCCATCGACCAGCGCCACGAGAACCCGCGTTACCTGCCGGGCATCCCCCTGCCGGACAGCCTGCGTGCGACCACCGACATGGCGGCCGCACTGCAGGATGCCGCCTGGGTGCTGGTGGTGACCCCGTCGCACGCGTTCAACGAAACCGTGCGTGCGCTGGCACCGCTGCGTCCGGCTGGTGCCGGCGTGGCGTGGGCCACCAAGGGTTTCGAACCCGGTTCGGGCCGCTTCCTGCATGAAGTGGCGCGCGAGATCCTGGGTGACGACGTGCCGCTGGCCGTGGTCACCGGGCCGTCGTTCGCCAAGGAAGTGACCTTGGGCCTGCCCACCGCCATCACCGTGCACGGTGACGTGCCGGAGTTCGCGCAGACCGTGGCCGAAGCCATGCATGGCCCGGCGTTCCGCGCCTATACGGGCGATGACATGGTGGGTGCCGAGCTGGGCGGCGCGATGAAGAACGTGCTGGCCGTGGCCACCGGCGTGGCTGATGGCATGCAGCTGGGCCTGAACGCCCGTGCCGGCCTGATCACGCGTGGCCTGAACGAGATGCTGCGGCTTGCCGCCGCCATCGGTGCCAAGCCGGAAACCCTGATGGGTCTGGCTGGCCTGGGCGACCTGGTGCTGACCTGCACCGGCGACCTGTCGCGCAACCGCCGCCTGGGCCTGGCCCTGGGCCGCGGGCAGACGCTGCAGGATGCCGTGCGCGAAATCGGCCAGGTGGTGGAATCGGTGCAGACCGCCGACGAAGTGATGCGACAGGCACGCCGCCATGGCATCGACCTGCCGATCTCTGATCGCGTTCGTGCCGTGCTGCACGGCGAGCAGACGCCTGCAGAAGGCCTGCGCGCCCTGCTGGCGCGGGAACAGAAACCGGAATACCCGGACACGCTGTTCAAGTGA
- a CDS encoding nuclear transport factor 2 family protein, which produces MRGSRFAVILFCVALLAGPAAAQQPATQLPDDALPPALDRVLRDYEQAWRSGDAKALAALFTEDGFVLQSEHAPVRGRAAIETAYAGQGSSPLRLRALAHATEGSTGYIIGAYTYGSNVGDTGKFTLTLQRVGDGPWMIFSDMDNTSAPPRAK; this is translated from the coding sequence ATGCGCGGTTCAAGGTTTGCCGTGATCTTATTCTGTGTAGCTTTGCTGGCTGGGCCTGCCGCTGCACAGCAGCCGGCCACGCAACTTCCCGACGATGCCCTGCCCCCGGCCCTGGACCGGGTGCTGCGCGATTACGAACAGGCCTGGCGCTCCGGCGATGCGAAGGCACTGGCGGCATTGTTCACCGAAGATGGATTCGTGCTGCAGAGCGAGCATGCTCCGGTGCGCGGGCGCGCGGCCATTGAGACAGCCTATGCCGGCCAAGGCAGCAGCCCGTTGCGGTTGCGCGCCTTGGCGCATGCCACAGAGGGCAGCACCGGCTACATCATCGGCGCGTACACCTACGGCAGCAATGTGGGCGATACCGGGAAGTTCACGCTCACGTTGCAGCGCGTCGGCGATGGCCCGTGGATGATCTTTTCGGACATGGACAACACCAGCGCGCCGCCACGGGCGAAGTGA
- a CDS encoding Ivy family c-type lysozyme inhibitor: protein MTPRHIGFSWMIALLAACSQAPVPQAGTDSAPAAATPTDAPAAATVVEPEPTIEDDVDPSVWDNEGEPEEQTPGAELTCKDNPLATHFFTLVGGNTVDDCGREDPKVLAAFNALMQNTAAAEVSDKDIPSLRKRLLSGPSGPGELVVLQGEPWWFYTACQAHDCPGTALAMLYSPEQSKMVGRLTARCRVWWLGEPSAEQREQIAQLRPLDDAALTEDSALCE from the coding sequence ATGACGCCTCGCCATATCGGCTTCTCATGGATGATCGCGTTGCTGGCCGCGTGTTCGCAGGCCCCGGTACCGCAGGCGGGCACCGATTCCGCGCCGGCTGCTGCAACGCCGACCGACGCGCCCGCCGCCGCCACCGTGGTCGAACCAGAACCGACTATCGAAGACGACGTGGACCCTTCGGTGTGGGACAACGAAGGCGAGCCGGAAGAACAAACCCCCGGCGCGGAGCTCACTTGCAAGGACAATCCGCTGGCCACCCATTTCTTCACCCTGGTGGGCGGCAACACCGTGGACGACTGCGGCCGCGAGGACCCGAAGGTGCTGGCCGCGTTCAATGCCCTGATGCAGAACACCGCAGCGGCCGAAGTCAGCGACAAGGACATTCCTTCGCTGCGCAAGCGCCTGCTGAGCGGGCCCAGTGGACCGGGCGAGCTGGTGGTGCTGCAGGGTGAGCCGTGGTGGTTCTATACCGCCTGCCAGGCCCACGATTGCCCGGGCACCGCGCTGGCGATGCTGTACTCGCCCGAGCAGTCGAAGATGGTCGGCCGCCTGACCGCGCGCTGCCGGGTGTGGTGGCTGGGCGAACCCAGCGCCGAACAACGCGAGCAGATCGCGCAGCTGCGCCCGCTGGATGATGCCGCGTTGACGGAAGACAGCGCGCTCTGCGAGTGA
- a CDS encoding retropepsin-like aspartic protease: MQKLVVALMMLSLFSCARAASASPHTDAVSAALVKARFDRALPSLEKCREEREQGHALICAHMHAAILKNQGNGREWARSMMFLRGTAHLATGTDAAELSRSFAGVDFQAIAALPRYTMTRPDGSLVIPTLGADAAAGTRWSDSVGKSYLVRIETDAGHSVAMVDTGAPAALSMSGRTADALGIKRVVATIKGTAMLLDADIPVHQEELRFAEHVRIGPMELRNVLVQVNPRDQEDGAIIGMGLLAKFSNVSFTEGEIAFDQPRPIGSKSAPFKFAHDMGLGASLVIFNVDTQGAVRKAMFDTGLTALMAYTSELAVRTAGEVTSEDPPDVGGRRGIPYKFSRQSASFNGINLIDAPTVLLWKSPRTLPFEVMLGGQIQKAFNAQIDFDNGNLYFWPPTAEQQRLVCGKQPKDEGPPKDNATYCG, from the coding sequence ATGCAGAAGCTGGTAGTTGCCCTGATGATGCTGTCCCTCTTTTCCTGTGCGCGTGCGGCGAGCGCATCGCCTCACACGGATGCCGTGAGTGCAGCGCTCGTAAAGGCCCGGTTTGATCGTGCCTTGCCTTCTTTGGAAAAATGCCGGGAGGAACGCGAGCAAGGTCACGCTCTGATATGTGCCCACATGCATGCGGCAATCCTGAAAAATCAGGGCAATGGACGCGAGTGGGCCCGAAGCATGATGTTCCTTCGCGGCACCGCGCACTTGGCCACGGGCACGGACGCTGCTGAGCTTTCCAGAAGCTTCGCCGGCGTCGACTTCCAGGCCATTGCAGCGCTGCCCCGTTACACAATGACCCGGCCGGACGGCAGCCTGGTAATCCCTACGCTGGGTGCCGACGCTGCGGCGGGAACCCGCTGGTCTGACAGCGTCGGCAAGAGCTATCTCGTCAGGATCGAAACCGACGCGGGCCACTCGGTCGCGATGGTGGATACCGGTGCCCCCGCCGCATTGAGCATGTCAGGCCGTACTGCAGACGCGCTTGGCATCAAACGCGTCGTTGCAACCATCAAGGGTACGGCAATGCTGTTGGACGCCGACATCCCGGTGCACCAGGAAGAACTACGTTTTGCCGAACATGTTCGCATTGGACCCATGGAACTCCGTAATGTCCTGGTCCAGGTCAATCCACGCGATCAGGAAGATGGCGCAATTATCGGCATGGGCCTGCTCGCGAAGTTCAGCAACGTCAGCTTCACGGAAGGCGAGATTGCATTCGATCAGCCCAGGCCTATCGGGAGCAAGTCGGCACCCTTCAAGTTCGCGCACGACATGGGTCTGGGCGCAAGTCTCGTGATCTTCAATGTAGATACGCAGGGTGCTGTTCGTAAGGCGATGTTTGATACCGGCCTGACGGCATTGATGGCTTATACAAGCGAGCTGGCAGTGCGCACCGCGGGCGAAGTCACGTCTGAAGACCCACCTGATGTTGGCGGAAGAAGGGGCATCCCTTACAAGTTCTCCAGGCAGAGCGCTTCCTTCAACGGTATCAATCTGATCGACGCGCCCACCGTCCTGCTGTGGAAGTCGCCTCGCACTCTGCCCTTCGAAGTGATGTTGGGGGGGCAGATCCAGAAGGCCTTCAACGCCCAGATCGATTTCGACAACGGAAACCTGTACTTCTGGCCACCAACCGCAGAGCAGCAGCGGCTTGTGTGCGGGAAACAGCCCAAGGATGAGGGACCACCCAAGGACAACGCCACCTATTGCGGGTGA